ACTATACGAATCTGGAATTTCAATATTCGTATATTGTTGTATTTAGATGTTTTCTTTCTTTTAGACTAATTCAAATATTGTTAACTTTGAAAATTCATATTATTTAGAAAATTTGTTAGATTTCACAAATAAGAGATTAAATGCATTTTATTGATCTCGGCATATTTGTCGGGTACATGTTGTTGATGCTTGGGGTGGGGTATTATTTTATGCGCCAAAACAGGAGTCAGGATGATTATTATGTTGGTGGAAGAAATATCGGACCATGGCATATCGGGCTATCCGTGGTCGCAACAGATGTAGGTGGGGGATTTTCTGTGGGGCTTGGTGGTTTGGGTTTTGTCATGGGCCTTTCGGGAAGTTGGATGCTTTTTACAGGATTGTTGGGGGCATGGTTAGCAGCAGTATTTTTGATCCCGAGGATAAAGCAGGATAAAGCATTCGCTAATTTTTATACTTTCCCACAAATATTCAAACATCTATTTGACAAAAAGGTAGGCATTGCTGCTGCTGTTATTTCCCTGATAGGTTATCTTGGATTTACGTCTTCACAGTTATTGGCGGGGGCTAAATTAGCCTCAGGCACTTTTATTGAATTGGGTTTGACCGAGGCCTTGTTGATAATGGGGGTTATTGCTGTGGTCTACACAGTTTTGGGTGGACTGAAGGCGGTAATCTATACAGATACAGTCCAATGGATTATTTTGATGTCGGGATTTATCTTTATTGGTCTTCCTGTTGCCTATTTTCACGTAGGTGGATGGGAAGTCATCCAAGCCACATTGCCACGGGAGTTTTTTAGTCTTTCCAACCTCAGTTGGCAGGATTTTGCCAATTGGGGCATTACAATTTTGCCAATCTGGTTTATAGGAATGACATTATATCAGAGAATTTACGCCAGCAGAGATACCAAATCTGCCCAAAAAGCTTGGTTTATAGCCGGATTGTTTGAATGGCCAATTATGGCTTTTATGGGAGTTTCCTTAGGACTTCTTTCTAGGGTGGCATTTGAACAAGGTCTCTTGATAATGGATTTGGAAACTTTGGATCCTGAAATGGGATTGCCGATTCTCCTGAGGACAATCCTGCCTCCGGGTATTTTGGGCTTGATGATGGCGGCCTATTTTTCAGCTGTACTGTCCACAGCGGATTCTTGTCTGATGGCCGCATCTGGAAATTTGTCAACAGATATATTTGGTAAATGGCTGAATAAGAAAAAAGAAAGACATCAGATTCGATATGGGCAAGTGTTTACCTTGATTTTGGGAATCATTGCCCTGATTGTAGCTATGCAAATGACAAACGTTTTGGATTTAATGTTGTATAGTTATGCATTTATGGTTTCTGGACTTTTGGTTCCGATCCTTTTCGGGTTGTTTACAAGAAAAAGAAACCCTGATGCTGCTATATCTGCCATGATTACAGGCGGGACTGTCACCGTGATTCTTGGTTTATTGACCATAGACTTACCTTTTGGGCTTGATCCGAATTTTTTTGGTGTTTTTGCCTCTTTAGCAGTGTTTTTGCTTGTTAATAAGTATAGAGAATCGAAAATTCAAAATAAAATTAATGAATATGCTTAAAATAGAAACTATATCCGCCGCAGATCAAGCTACTTTTTTACAGAAAAAAGAGATAGCAGATTTTTTGTTTGTACAGTTGGAACAATATGGTGATCCAATCAATGACATCATGAAATGTCTTGATTATGCTTTGGATCAGGCAGTGGATAAAGGCGGATTTGTGGTTTTGGCGCGTGAAAATCAAAAAATAGTTGGTGCTGTAGTCATCAATAAAACAGGAATGTCCGGATATATTCCAGAAAACATATTGGTTTATACCGCTGTAGATACTTCCCAAAGAGGAAAAGGTGTGGGTAAAAAGCTGATGACCACTGCTATTGAACTTGCCAATGGGGATATAGCACTTCACGTAGAGGCGGATAATCCCGCTAAAAAATTATATGAAAAGCTGGGGTTTACCAATAAATACCTGGAAATGAGACTTAAAAAAGAAGATGGCATATCTAACCTTAAATAGAACCAAACTCAGAGATAATTTTCAGCTTCTTAAGGAGATGTTTGAAAAAAGTGATATTTCTTGGGGGGTAGTTTCTAAGCTTTTATGTGGAAACAGAAAATTTTTGGAGGAACTGATCAATCTTGGGGTAAAAGAAATTCATGACTCGAGGATAAGTAATCTGGCTAAAATCAAAGAAATCAACCCGGAAATCCAAACTGTTTATATCAAGCCTGTTTCCAAAAGGAATATTGCCAAAATGGTCAAATATGCCGACGTGAGTCTCAACAGTGAACTGACTACCATCAAATGGATTTCAGAGGAAGCAGTAAAGCAGGGTAAAACCCATAAAATCATCATCATGGTGGAAACCGGTGACCTCAGAGAAGGAGTTATGGGTGATTATTTATTGGACTTCTATGCAAAAATATTTGAACTTCCAAATATTGAAATCATTGGACTGGGAACAAATCTCAATTGCCTCAATGGTGTAATGCCATCCACGGACAAACTGATTCAGCTGTCATTGTACAAACAGATTATTGAACTCAAATTCAACAAAAAAATACCCTGGGTATCTGC
This window of the Aquiflexum balticum DSM 16537 genome carries:
- a CDS encoding GNAT family N-acetyltransferase, giving the protein MLKIETISAADQATFLQKKEIADFLFVQLEQYGDPINDIMKCLDYALDQAVDKGGFVVLARENQKIVGAVVINKTGMSGYIPENILVYTAVDTSQRGKGVGKKLMTTAIELANGDIALHVEADNPAKKLYEKLGFTNKYLEMRLKKEDGISNLK
- a CDS encoding sodium:solute symporter family protein gives rise to the protein MHFIDLGIFVGYMLLMLGVGYYFMRQNRSQDDYYVGGRNIGPWHIGLSVVATDVGGGFSVGLGGLGFVMGLSGSWMLFTGLLGAWLAAVFLIPRIKQDKAFANFYTFPQIFKHLFDKKVGIAAAVISLIGYLGFTSSQLLAGAKLASGTFIELGLTEALLIMGVIAVVYTVLGGLKAVIYTDTVQWIILMSGFIFIGLPVAYFHVGGWEVIQATLPREFFSLSNLSWQDFANWGITILPIWFIGMTLYQRIYASRDTKSAQKAWFIAGLFEWPIMAFMGVSLGLLSRVAFEQGLLIMDLETLDPEMGLPILLRTILPPGILGLMMAAYFSAVLSTADSCLMAASGNLSTDIFGKWLNKKKERHQIRYGQVFTLILGIIALIVAMQMTNVLDLMLYSYAFMVSGLLVPILFGLFTRKRNPDAAISAMITGGTVTVILGLLTIDLPFGLDPNFFGVFASLAVFLLVNKYRESKIQNKINEYA
- a CDS encoding alanine racemase, with translation MAYLTLNRTKLRDNFQLLKEMFEKSDISWGVVSKLLCGNRKFLEELINLGVKEIHDSRISNLAKIKEINPEIQTVYIKPVSKRNIAKMVKYADVSLNSELTTIKWISEEAVKQGKTHKIIIMVETGDLREGVMGDYLLDFYAKIFELPNIEIIGLGTNLNCLNGVMPSTDKLIQLSLYKQIIELKFNKKIPWVSAGTSVTIPLMLNKQLPKGINHFRVGETLYFGVDLFEEKIIDGMHGDVFELNAEIIEMQEKPLLPSGTLAANPQGEIIEIDQQLYGKSSFRAILDIGLLDVDPKYLIPEDGEFEILGASSDMLILNLGTNPKGYKVGDVIKFNLKYMGALGILNSSYVDKVISD